The sequence below is a genomic window from Cicer arietinum cultivar CDC Frontier isolate Library 1 chromosome 6, Cicar.CDCFrontier_v2.0, whole genome shotgun sequence.
TCGATTACTTAGATGAAGTGGGAGAGGCAAATCTGCCTCGTTGCCATGtctaaataaagatatgatttagtagggtttagagtttttaaattcTGGTACATAAAggttaggatttaggatttacaCCCAACTAAAATACATTTTGTACcaaaaaatttggaaaaaggTTTCTAGTACACAAATAACACATTTGTCTACCGaaaaacttgaagaaaaaaattcggtacacattttaaattttttaaaaacacatgaattctgaaaaaaaaaaatttaaagtttttcaAACCCAAGTTAAATTTAGtgggataaaaaaattattttaaaaaaaaaggaataaaacACATACTTTATATAGAatgtagtagtagtagtataAGTGTAGTGTATAGGATAAAATTTTGAtcaattaagaaagttaatagtaatattaaatttattaataattgatattcttttataaatttaccCTTTTAggaaaaaatttagtttatgcttttattatattatttaggctaaattacatctgtagtcccttaacttaatttcaggtaatgttttagtcctttatcttttttttctttcgatttagtcctttattcctaacaatatcaaataaagtatgaaaatatgagtttatttgaagatttgtgttacgaatttgataaaatttgtattatattgaagaatataattaattttatgagttttgattaaatatttttttaaaatttttgtataaaaaaggataacattattgaaattttaaaacataaaatatcaaattgtcacataaaattaaaataaaggaccaagtcgggaaaaaaaaaaagataaaggactaaaacgttacctgaaattaaattaagggaccacagatataatttagcctattatTTATTGTTGACCGCATAAATCTatggatttaatttgtatattgtCAATATAAAGAGTTTATATGTTGACAGTAAATCACAATCATTTGTTGttcaaaatatttgacttttatgaTAATCACCTCTAAAATAATGGATATAAATAGTTGCAATGTACTAACGAATGTGAGTAATTGTGATGTACTGacaatattttattgtaatggaatttttttttaaggaataTACCTCATTAGAGAAGATGCACTATTCTTGTGTGCAGCTTTGATATTGATCGATAAATGAGAGACAAAACATAACTGGCTGGTCAGTCATGCTAGAAAGTTTGATATCAATGATGCATAAACCAATTTAAATTACCCAAATGTAAAATCATAGTCAATTAGTCATTTTTGTCTCAACTCTCTAGTTATTAGAGAAAAGAGACTTGACAATTCCGAGTTCAGTCGAGAGGTAAATAAAATCCAACAAACATTTGTTTTAACCAGAGTTTGAAATTGAGAACTCCCGATTCCATCAAGACCCAATGAATTTTAACATGTCATGTTTGATGAAAATGAAACCAAACCAGAAATGATGTACACTATGTGACCATTTTCCTACATATTATTTGTCTAATTCAACAACACCAAAAAAGCATAGCAAATGGAAGTGCAGCATGTAGTGAACAAAGGGAGATTTTCAAAAACTTGCCTCTTGTGGATACTAGAGGAAACCCAAGGcaatcaattaaataaagtatGATACAAATTATATTAAAGCCCACAGAGAGAATTACTCTTTTGGCAAGTAATGTAACAATTGATATACAAACAGCAACATATTCCCCTTCCTCCTTTTCCTACAGAAGcaagaactaaaattatttcaagGTTCGAACACGCGAAATGGCACTTCCTCAACTTTCATATTGGCTCAGTCATACAGGCCATCTTGTTCCCAAATGTCCACAAGAAAATCTACCATTTCCTATCAATCAGTATTGATAGAACAAAATCATCAAATCATCATTTTTCAatcaaaattacataaatgGTTGTTTAGATATTAGAAGTAGTTGCTTACAGTGAGAGGGATAGGCTGACGGAATGGCTTGTTGCTCGTCAGTAAACTTTCATACGTTGCGTTCCAACTGCAAAGCCAAAAAAATTTGGCAGGGCACAGAGAATAAGTTCTGACAAGATAGACACAAGTTCATAATTACCGACAGAAATAAAGTTCGTCTGCCTATTGGACATCTTATCGACCAATTTGAATAGTTTCACAAGACACCGCACCAACATGAAATAACTTGTAGAAAATGTATAACAGTACAAAAACAATGTCTTTGGTACAAAATTTAGACATTAGAAAGAAAGTTATAAAAGCTTACAGAAAAATGGATTTGCAGTAATCCCAACACAAGCAAAAGTACAGAAATAAGAAGCTTCCAATAGAATTAACCCAACAATGTTATTCACACCTCAATTTAGGTTCTCGCGGTTGTTTTGTTTGATTCTCGGACTTTTTATTTCCAACCCAACGCTGTCGAGTCTGATTCCATAGAATTAGACCTGCATCCAAAGATATTTGCATAGATACACTTGAAAGTAAGATAACTAACAAACATGCCACATTACAACTACCTCATCTTCCAAAATTCTGTGTCCTACAACTTAATATAGGTACATAGACAATTAGCCGCATTTCACAAATAAGTCTGTGGCCTAAAAGGAAAGCATGTGCATTGTACTGCTCAAacctacaaataaaatatttgatatttcaaTGTAAACTAAACTAAACTAAGTCACCACATGATACCATGTCGCTAAATCATTTCATATATGAGCACCAACATGCATCCAATATATCTCGCCATAGTAAACCAAAGATGGTCAACCCCGATAAGGGTGTGTTCCAGAGGGAGGTTTAGGAAGGGGAGGGAGAAGCTTAAAACGAAAAGGGTTTACTGTATTAGTAGCCCCCCAAAAACAAATACACCCTCTTGTTTGTTGGAGTTCCCTCAATTTGGGGGGATTTTACACGTATAGATGGATGAATTCTATCCACCCTTTCCCAGTTCCACTTCCTTCTCCTCCCACCAAACCCTTCCTTTCCATCCAAAACACACCCTAAGAAAAGACAACAGTGTAAAGTAAATCAAAGTACTACATTACCGAGACATCAGCTTAATGTTAGCATCATTTACAACACTCCCCCCAAATGAACATATACACACATTATGTATTAGCTCAAAATTCTAGTTGAAAATACAAAATTCCATAATATattgcaaaagaaaaaaaacaatatcaaaATACAAAATGCTTATTTAGTAAACTAtcctcacaaaaaaaaaaaaaaagcaatgaAGAATACCATGATTTACAAATTCAGTTGGGTTATTGGAAGAGCTGCCATGAGGAGCCACAGCTTGGTTAGTTAAACTGGTTGAAGATATAC
It includes:
- the LOC101492460 gene encoding uncharacterized protein isoform X3 — its product is MPSKGFTTKQGTAVDKPSTSEDFWTTSTHDMDNSAVQSQGSISSTSLTNQAVAPHGSSSNNPTEFVNHGLILWNQTRQRWVGNKKSENQTKQPREPKLRTYSLCPAKFFWLCSWNATYESLLTSNKPFRQPIPLTEMVDFLVDIWEQDGLYD
- the LOC101492460 gene encoding uncharacterized protein isoform X2; this encodes MHMGGCVGCYKRPTLITTVEMPSKGFTTKQGTAVDKPSTSEDFWTTSTHDMDNSAVQSQGSISSTSLTNQAVAPHGSSSNNPTEFVNHGLILWNQTRQRWVGNKKSENQTKQPREPKLSWNATYESLLTSNKPFRQPIPLTEMVDFLVDIWEQDGLYD
- the LOC101492460 gene encoding uncharacterized protein isoform X4, which produces MPSKGFTTKQGTAVDKPSTSEDFWTTSTHDMDNSAVQSQGSISSTSLTNQAVAPHGSSSNNPTEFVNHGLILWNQTRQRWVGNKKSENQTKQPREPKLSWNATYESLLTSNKPFRQPIPLTEMVDFLVDIWEQDGLYD
- the LOC101492460 gene encoding uncharacterized protein isoform X1 — translated: MHMGGCVGCYKRPTLITTVEMPSKGFTTKQGTAVDKPSTSEDFWTTSTHDMDNSAVQSQGSISSTSLTNQAVAPHGSSSNNPTEFVNHGLILWNQTRQRWVGNKKSENQTKQPREPKLRTYSLCPAKFFWLCSWNATYESLLTSNKPFRQPIPLTEMVDFLVDIWEQDGLYD